Proteins from one Flammeovirgaceae bacterium genomic window:
- the lptB gene encoding LPS export ABC transporter ATP-binding protein translates to MILKAEHLVKKYKKRTVVNDVSVQVEQGEIVGLLGPNGAGKTTSFYMIVGLIKPNGGKIFLDHEDITGLPMYQRAKLGIGYLAQEASVFRKLTVEENLMAPLEMRDMGRKERKEKVESLLEEFSLTHVRNNMGMVLSGGERRRTEIARALAVDPHFVLLDEPFAGVDPIAVEEIQSIVSKLKKKNIGILITDHNVDETLSITDRAYLMVEGKLFRAGSAEELANDPMVRKVYLGQNFQLRRARV, encoded by the coding sequence ATGATATTAAAGGCAGAACACCTGGTAAAGAAGTACAAGAAGCGCACGGTGGTGAACGATGTTTCCGTGCAGGTGGAGCAAGGGGAAATCGTAGGGCTGCTGGGCCCCAACGGTGCCGGCAAAACCACCAGCTTTTATATGATCGTAGGGCTGATAAAACCCAATGGAGGAAAAATTTTCCTCGACCATGAAGACATCACCGGGCTGCCCATGTACCAAAGGGCCAAGTTGGGCATCGGCTACCTTGCCCAGGAGGCCTCCGTTTTTCGTAAGCTCACTGTGGAAGAAAACCTGATGGCGCCCCTGGAGATGCGCGACATGGGCCGCAAGGAGCGAAAGGAAAAGGTGGAAAGCCTTTTGGAGGAATTTAGCCTTACCCATGTGAGGAACAACATGGGAATGGTGCTGTCGGGCGGTGAAAGACGAAGGACGGAAATCGCCCGTGCATTGGCCGTGGACCCCCATTTTGTCCTCCTGGACGAACCCTTTGCCGGTGTGGACCCCATTGCGGTGGAGGAAATACAGTCCATCGTTTCCAAGCTTAAGAAAAAAAACATTGGCATATTGATTACGGACCACAACGTGGACGAAACCTTGTCGATCACCGACCGGGCATACCTTATGGTGGAGGGGAAATTGTTCCGTGCCGGATCGGCCGAAGAACTTGCCAATGATCCTATGGTGAGAAAAGTGTACCTTGGGCAAAACTTCCAGTTGAGGCGGGCACGCGTTTAG
- a CDS encoding peptidoglycan DD-metalloendopeptidase family protein has protein sequence MRFLKSTQGVFLLMVGAIVSSVAVYLLFDSGMVGLDQAYESEPPAPVEVDIVEPTLLYGMVVDSLHVTEGVVRRNQHFTDLLSGFYVSPEIYRQFHFVPRGIFDFRKIVANKKYTVLSERDSLKTAKAIIYEPNAIDYVVFHLEDTLLVEVCHREVTTQEKTVTGVIESSLSETIEKLGITHELTNRFVDIFAWQVDFQRLQKGDKFKLIYEENLVDGATIGIGEIKGVYFEHFGNGYYAFPFDQGDGLDYFDEEGNSLRKALLKYPIEFTRISSRYSRSRFHPVRKVYRAHLGTDFAASAGTPIRSVGDGIVLEAQYKSNNGNYVKVRHNATYTTQYLHMSKIASGIRPGARVRQGQTIGYVGSTGLANGPHLCYRFWKNGVQVDALKVELPPSQPIKEDSMGSFLQAAHKIAERLDGISFPETVEAEDVIASGR, from the coding sequence ATGAGGTTTTTAAAGTCTACACAAGGCGTATTCTTGCTCATGGTGGGGGCAATCGTTTCTTCGGTTGCGGTTTACCTATTGTTCGACTCCGGAATGGTTGGCCTGGACCAGGCATATGAAAGTGAACCGCCCGCCCCCGTGGAGGTGGATATCGTTGAGCCCACCCTCCTGTACGGAATGGTGGTGGACAGCCTTCATGTGACCGAAGGGGTGGTGAGGCGCAACCAGCATTTTACGGACTTGCTTTCAGGGTTTTACGTTTCCCCGGAAATCTACCGGCAATTTCATTTTGTGCCGCGGGGCATTTTTGATTTTAGGAAGATCGTGGCCAATAAGAAATATACGGTGCTGTCCGAACGCGACAGCCTTAAAACGGCCAAGGCCATTATATATGAGCCCAATGCCATCGACTATGTGGTGTTTCATTTGGAGGACACCCTGTTGGTGGAGGTATGCCACCGGGAAGTAACCACACAGGAGAAAACGGTAACGGGGGTAATTGAATCAAGCTTGTCCGAAACCATTGAGAAACTGGGGATAACCCATGAGCTTACCAACCGCTTTGTGGACATCTTTGCCTGGCAGGTCGATTTTCAACGGTTGCAAAAAGGCGATAAATTCAAATTGATTTATGAGGAAAACCTCGTGGACGGGGCCACCATTGGAATAGGGGAAATCAAAGGAGTGTACTTTGAGCATTTTGGCAATGGCTACTATGCCTTTCCTTTTGACCAGGGGGACGGCCTGGATTATTTTGACGAGGAAGGCAACAGCCTGCGCAAGGCTTTATTGAAGTACCCCATTGAGTTTACCCGGATTAGCTCCAGGTATTCCCGCAGCCGGTTTCACCCTGTGCGAAAAGTTTACCGGGCACACTTGGGCACGGACTTTGCGGCCAGCGCTGGCACGCCCATCCGTTCCGTAGGGGACGGGATTGTTTTGGAAGCCCAGTACAAATCCAACAATGGCAACTATGTAAAGGTGAGGCACAACGCCACCTATACCACCCAATACCTTCACATGTCAAAGATTGCGTCCGGGATAAGGCCGGGGGCCAGGGTGCGCCAGGGGCAAACCATTGGCTATGTGGGCAGCACCGGTCTTGCCAACGGCCCCCACCTGTGCTATCGGTTTTGGAAAAACGGGGTCCAGGTAGATGCCCTGAAAGTGGAATTGCCACCCTCCCAGCCGATAAAAGAAGACAGCATGGGGTCCTTCCTTCAGGCCGCGCATAAAATCGCGGAGCGTTTGGACGGGATATCCTTCCCCGAAACGGTGGAAGCGGAGGATGTTATCGCATCGGGGCGGTAG
- a CDS encoding Ezrin/radixin/moesin family protein, whose product MKTRVLFLCLALIFSGTQVFAQLSKKEKKEWKKKAKEYAKNPANFKTFVEAKQTADSQVNTLTTQVNQLKSSVSDKDARIAELEDQISRMRGDLTSAKAELSKLKEAPPANSMDFSKGVVFKVQIGAFKNKDLSKYFENNPNFGGEVADGEQKITIGIFRDYWEADTFKKYMREMGVSDAWIVPYKDGQRVEIKDVLEGVVDGKAPAKKTSK is encoded by the coding sequence ATGAAAACTAGAGTATTGTTCCTCTGCCTGGCATTGATTTTTTCCGGCACGCAAGTTTTCGCGCAGCTCTCCAAAAAGGAAAAAAAAGAGTGGAAAAAGAAAGCCAAGGAATATGCCAAAAACCCCGCCAACTTCAAGACATTCGTTGAAGCCAAGCAAACCGCAGACAGCCAGGTGAACACCCTCACCACACAGGTCAACCAACTCAAGTCATCCGTAAGCGACAAGGACGCCAGGATTGCGGAGTTGGAGGACCAAATCTCCAGGATGAGGGGCGACCTTACCTCTGCCAAGGCCGAACTTTCAAAATTGAAGGAGGCCCCCCCAGCAAATTCCATGGATTTTTCCAAGGGGGTGGTCTTTAAAGTTCAGATTGGGGCATTCAAAAACAAGGACCTCTCCAAATATTTTGAAAACAACCCCAACTTTGGCGGTGAAGTGGCAGATGGCGAACAGAAAATCACCATCGGTATTTTCCGCGATTACTGGGAGGCCGATACTTTTAAAAAATACATGAGGGAAATGGGCGTGAGCGATGCATGGATTGTCCCTTATAAAGATGGGCAACGCGTGGAAATCAAGGACGTTTTGGAAGGCGTGGTGGACGGCAAGGCCCCCGCAAAGAAAACCTCAAAATAA
- the recJ gene encoding single-stranded-DNA-specific exonuclease RecJ produces the protein MEKRWIQKPSPPRQTVEALGKSINVNPYLATILVQRGIAGFEEAKRFFRPSLQHLHDPFLLKDMDKAVERLHAAIAREEKILIYGDYDVDGTTSVALVYRYLKNFYPHCDFYLPDRSKEGYGVSKEGIIWADRNGFSLIIALDLGIKAADMVLMAEHKGIDFIICDHHLPGDHIPQAVAVLDPKRKDCHYPFPELSGCGLGFKLLQAYARKHRDESELQQYIDLVAVSIASDIVPVNGENRTLAYFGLEKLNRRPMPGLKALIELSGSKNEMDISTIVFTLGPRINAAGRVSHARDAVELLIAKDDEAAMALAEKINIKNEERREFDLSITDEAIGMIESDKNLRKAKTTVLYKGTWHKGVIGIVAARCVEKYYRPTIILTGANNMITGSARSVKGFDLHQAISSCAPLLEKYGGHKYAAGLTLAKENLPAFQQKFEEVVASTITEEMLTPVIEIDLELPFQAITPKFRSILKQMAPFGPENHKPVFKTGGVFVKNSLSGFKEKHIRFLAAQHGSDTVVNVVGFDMMPHYEPLASGKTFTMAYTIEENTYNGMTSLQLRLKDIKFD, from the coding sequence ATGGAAAAACGTTGGATACAAAAACCCTCCCCACCCCGGCAAACCGTTGAGGCCCTTGGCAAAAGCATCAATGTCAACCCCTACCTGGCCACAATCCTTGTGCAAAGGGGCATTGCCGGTTTTGAAGAGGCCAAACGGTTCTTCAGGCCATCGCTGCAGCACCTCCACGACCCTTTCCTTTTAAAAGACATGGACAAGGCAGTGGAACGACTGCATGCCGCCATCGCACGGGAAGAAAAAATTTTGATATACGGTGACTACGATGTGGACGGCACCACTTCCGTGGCATTGGTTTACCGCTACCTCAAAAACTTTTACCCCCACTGTGACTTCTATTTGCCGGACCGTTCCAAGGAAGGCTATGGCGTATCGAAAGAAGGGATCATTTGGGCCGATCGAAACGGGTTCTCCCTGATCATAGCCCTGGACCTGGGCATTAAGGCGGCCGACATGGTATTGATGGCCGAGCATAAGGGCATAGATTTCATCATATGCGACCACCACCTGCCGGGCGACCACATCCCCCAGGCCGTGGCCGTGCTTGACCCAAAGCGAAAAGACTGCCACTATCCTTTTCCCGAACTGAGCGGGTGCGGCCTGGGCTTTAAGCTGTTGCAGGCCTACGCCCGAAAACACCGGGACGAAAGCGAACTCCAACAATACATAGACCTGGTGGCCGTCAGCATTGCTTCCGATATCGTACCGGTAAACGGTGAAAACCGAACGCTGGCATATTTTGGTTTGGAAAAGCTGAACCGTAGGCCCATGCCCGGGCTCAAGGCCCTGATCGAGCTCTCCGGCAGCAAAAACGAAATGGACATCTCCACCATAGTGTTTACGCTGGGGCCCCGCATCAACGCGGCAGGCAGGGTAAGCCACGCCAGGGATGCCGTTGAATTGCTGATTGCCAAAGACGATGAAGCGGCCATGGCCCTGGCCGAAAAGATAAACATCAAAAACGAAGAACGAAGGGAGTTCGACCTCTCCATTACCGATGAAGCCATTGGCATGATCGAATCGGACAAAAACCTGCGCAAGGCAAAAACCACTGTGCTTTACAAAGGCACCTGGCACAAAGGGGTGATCGGTATAGTGGCGGCCCGTTGTGTGGAGAAATACTACCGCCCTACGATTATCCTTACCGGGGCCAACAATATGATCACGGGCTCTGCCCGGAGTGTGAAAGGCTTTGACCTGCACCAGGCCATCTCCAGTTGCGCGCCCCTGCTGGAAAAATATGGCGGCCACAAATACGCGGCAGGGCTCACCCTGGCAAAAGAAAACCTTCCGGCCTTCCAACAAAAATTTGAGGAGGTGGTCGCCTCCACCATCACGGAAGAAATGCTCACACCGGTGATAGAGATAGACCTGGAACTCCCCTTCCAGGCCATCACCCCAAAATTCCGTTCCATCCTCAAGCAGATGGCCCCGTTTGGCCCCGAAAACCACAAGCCGGTATTCAAAACAGGCGGGGTTTTTGTTAAAAATTCCCTGTCCGGCTTCAAAGAAAAACACATCCGTTTCCTGGCGGCCCAACACGGCAGCGACACCGTGGTGAACGTGGTGGGCTTTGATATGATGCCGCATTATGAACCGCTGGCTTCCGGCAAAACTTTTACGATGGCCTACACCATAGAGGAAAACACGTATAATGGAATGACGTCTTTGCAATTGAGGTTGAAAGACATCAAATTTGATTAG
- a CDS encoding thioredoxin family protein, whose product MKRALIFLLLMGAFPLSQAQILEPAKWTTKASVSRAHAGDVVDLIFDVTIDKGWYLYSNEFPCEDGPIKATFSFEPNAGYELVGGIVAVNPMDKHDDIFECDVKVFKGTGQFRQKVKLLAQGVVIKGEYEYQVCTEIDGKCVPGDGEFLFDKIEVEGGAVVPKAEEGAQAQDPVEEAGNSDQKVADYGENKGPYIDEAVLEGKNDLNDESLIGYLIFAFLLGLTSLVTPCVFPMIPMTVTFFLKEGQSKSKGARLAILFGISIIAIYTLAGTVFAFALGAEGLNALATHWAPNLFVFAIFVVFALSFLGLFEINAPHQLVNKVDRQAEKGGLVGVFFMAATLVLVSFSCTLPIVGNVVVLAAGGHVIKPILAMFFYALAFAIPFTVFAVFPEWIKGLPKSGGWLNSVKVTLGFLELALCLKFFSIADQAYHWGILDRDTNIVLWIVIFALLGFYFLGKIRLPHDSPVDKVTVPRLFLAIITFSFVVYLVPGLWGAPLKALAGYLPPKHTLDFDLVMEKNANAQNDLCEAPKYADFLHLPHGLEGYFDYDQALACARKLGKPLFIDFTGHGCTNCREMEAVVWSDPKVLQRLRDDFVIVALYVDDKTVLPESEWFTSTYDGKVKKTLGKQNVDMQIANLENNAQPFYVLVGRDERVLAWPYGYNKDPEKFVGFLDSGIRKYRELYGK is encoded by the coding sequence ATGAAAAGGGCTTTGATTTTTTTACTGTTGATGGGCGCTTTCCCGTTGTCCCAGGCCCAAATCCTTGAACCGGCAAAATGGACCACCAAGGCCTCCGTTTCCCGTGCCCATGCTGGCGATGTGGTGGACTTGATTTTTGACGTGACCATCGACAAGGGATGGTACCTATACTCCAATGAGTTTCCCTGTGAAGATGGCCCCATCAAAGCCACCTTCAGCTTTGAGCCCAATGCGGGCTATGAATTGGTGGGGGGCATCGTTGCGGTAAACCCGATGGACAAGCATGACGATATTTTTGAATGCGATGTAAAAGTCTTTAAGGGAACGGGCCAATTCAGGCAAAAAGTCAAGCTGCTTGCCCAGGGGGTGGTAATAAAGGGGGAATACGAATACCAGGTGTGCACTGAAATTGACGGCAAATGCGTGCCGGGCGATGGCGAATTTTTGTTTGACAAAATAGAAGTGGAGGGCGGGGCCGTTGTGCCAAAAGCGGAAGAGGGGGCCCAAGCCCAGGACCCGGTGGAAGAGGCCGGCAATTCCGATCAGAAGGTGGCCGATTATGGCGAAAACAAAGGCCCGTATATCGATGAAGCCGTGTTGGAGGGCAAGAACGACTTAAACGATGAGTCCTTAATTGGTTATTTGATCTTTGCTTTTTTGCTTGGCCTTACCTCACTGGTCACGCCTTGTGTTTTCCCCATGATACCGATGACGGTCACCTTTTTCCTGAAGGAAGGCCAGTCCAAAAGCAAGGGGGCAAGGCTCGCCATTCTTTTTGGGATATCCATCATTGCCATTTACACCCTGGCGGGCACCGTCTTTGCTTTTGCCCTGGGCGCAGAGGGGCTGAACGCCCTGGCCACCCATTGGGCGCCCAACCTTTTTGTGTTTGCCATCTTTGTTGTGTTTGCCCTTTCGTTTTTGGGCTTGTTTGAAATAAACGCCCCGCACCAATTGGTAAACAAGGTGGACCGGCAGGCGGAAAAAGGGGGGCTGGTGGGTGTCTTTTTTATGGCCGCGACTTTGGTGCTGGTGTCCTTCTCTTGCACACTCCCCATTGTGGGCAACGTGGTGGTGCTGGCGGCAGGCGGCCATGTGATAAAGCCCATCCTCGCCATGTTTTTTTACGCCCTGGCCTTTGCCATACCCTTTACCGTATTTGCCGTTTTTCCCGAGTGGATAAAAGGGCTGCCCAAGTCGGGCGGTTGGCTCAACTCCGTTAAAGTGACACTGGGGTTTTTGGAGCTGGCCTTGTGCTTGAAGTTTTTCAGCATAGCCGACCAGGCCTACCATTGGGGAATACTGGACAGGGACACGAATATTGTCTTGTGGATCGTGATCTTTGCCTTGCTGGGATTTTACTTCCTCGGCAAGATACGGTTGCCCCACGACAGCCCGGTGGACAAAGTTACGGTGCCACGCCTTTTCCTGGCCATTATTACTTTTTCCTTTGTGGTTTACCTGGTGCCGGGTTTATGGGGCGCCCCGCTAAAGGCATTGGCGGGCTACCTTCCCCCCAAGCATACCCTCGACTTTGATTTGGTGATGGAAAAAAATGCCAACGCCCAAAACGATTTGTGCGAAGCGCCAAAATATGCGGACTTCCTGCACTTGCCGCACGGCCTCGAAGGGTATTTCGATTACGACCAGGCCCTGGCCTGCGCCAGGAAGTTGGGCAAGCCGTTGTTCATAGACTTTACCGGCCACGGCTGCACCAATTGCAGGGAAATGGAAGCTGTGGTGTGGTCCGACCCCAAGGTGTTGCAGCGCCTGCGTGACGACTTTGTGATTGTTGCCCTATATGTGGACGACAAAACCGTTTTGCCAGAATCGGAATGGTTTACCTCCACCTACGATGGCAAGGTGAAGAAAACATTGGGCAAGCAAAATGTGGACATGCAAATTGCCAACCTCGAAAACAATGCCCAGCCGTTTTATGTACTGGTGGGGCGGGACGAGCGCGTGCTGGCATGGCCCTATGGGTACAACAAGGATCCTGAAAAGTTTGTTGGTTTCCTTGATTCAGGCATAAGAAAATACCGGGAGCTCTATGGGAAATGA
- the fumC gene encoding class II fumarate hydratase: MDYRIEKDTMGEVKVPADKYWGAQTERSRNNFKIGPEASMPKEIIYAFAYLKKAAALANAELGVLPREKSDLIGKVCDEILEGKLDDQFPLVIWQTGSGTQSNMNSNEVIAYRAHVLNGGKLSDEKKVLHPNDDVNKSQSSNDTFPTAMHIAAYKLTTEVTLAGIKKLRDALSAKSEAFKSIVKTGRTHFMDATPLTLGQEFSGYVQQLDNSQRAIQNALGMVCELALGGTAVGTGLNTPKGYDVLVAKKIAELTHYPFVTAPNKFEALAAHDAMVELSGALKRTAVSLMKIANDIRMLSSGPRCGIGEIIIPDNEPGSSIMPGKVNPTQPEALTMVCAQVIGNDTAVSVAGATGHFELNVFKPVIAANVLQSALLIGDACVSFTEKCAVGIAPNVPVLKQHLENSLMLVTALNTHIGYENAAKIAKKAHKENKTLREAAVELGLLTSAQFDEWVRPEKMTGAGL, translated from the coding sequence ATGGACTACCGGATTGAAAAAGACACAATGGGCGAGGTGAAAGTGCCCGCTGACAAATATTGGGGCGCGCAGACCGAGCGCTCGCGAAATAATTTTAAGATTGGCCCGGAAGCCTCCATGCCCAAAGAAATCATCTATGCCTTCGCCTACCTGAAGAAGGCTGCCGCACTGGCCAATGCAGAACTTGGCGTGCTGCCCAGGGAAAAGTCGGACCTGATTGGCAAAGTATGCGATGAGATACTGGAGGGAAAACTGGACGACCAGTTCCCGCTCGTGATCTGGCAGACCGGTTCGGGCACACAAAGCAACATGAACAGCAACGAGGTAATTGCCTACCGCGCACATGTGTTGAATGGCGGAAAACTATCGGATGAAAAAAAAGTATTGCACCCCAACGATGACGTGAACAAGTCCCAGTCGTCAAACGACACTTTCCCCACGGCCATGCACATTGCGGCCTACAAGCTGACCACCGAAGTGACGCTGGCGGGAATAAAAAAATTGAGGGACGCCCTGTCCGCCAAGAGTGAGGCGTTCAAAAGCATTGTGAAGACGGGGCGCACGCATTTTATGGATGCCACGCCCCTCACCCTGGGCCAGGAGTTTTCAGGCTATGTGCAACAACTCGACAACAGCCAGCGCGCTATCCAGAACGCGCTGGGGATGGTGTGCGAGCTTGCCCTGGGGGGCACTGCGGTGGGCACGGGGCTGAACACCCCCAAAGGGTACGATGTGCTGGTGGCCAAAAAAATTGCCGAACTTACCCACTATCCATTTGTGACCGCCCCCAACAAATTCGAAGCACTGGCCGCCCATGACGCCATGGTGGAACTATCCGGTGCGTTGAAGCGCACAGCGGTTTCGCTGATGAAAATCGCCAACGACATCAGGATGCTGAGCTCAGGCCCCCGCTGCGGGATTGGGGAGATCATCATCCCCGACAACGAGCCGGGCTCCTCCATTATGCCCGGCAAGGTAAACCCGACACAGCCTGAGGCACTCACCATGGTATGTGCCCAGGTGATCGGCAATGACACGGCCGTCTCGGTGGCCGGGGCGACCGGCCATTTTGAATTGAACGTTTTCAAGCCTGTCATCGCGGCCAACGTGCTGCAGTCGGCACTCCTCATCGGTGATGCCTGCGTGTCGTTCACGGAAAAATGTGCCGTTGGCATTGCGCCCAACGTCCCGGTGCTCAAGCAGCACCTTGAAAACTCCCTGATGCTGGTAACTGCCCTCAACACCCATATTGGGTATGAAAATGCGGCCAAAATTGCCAAAAAAGCCCATAAGGAAAACAAGACTTTGCGCGAGGCGGCCGTGGAACTGGGGCTGCTTACCTCGGCCCAGTTTGATGAATGGGTCAGGCCTGAAAAGATGACTGGCGCGGGCCTTTAA
- a CDS encoding dipeptidase produces MDMVKQYITENKDRFLSELFDLLRIPSVSADSRHKEDVRKAANFIAEKLKEAGAGTVEVFETQGHPIVYGEKKAGDNLPTVLVYGHYDVQPPDPLDLWVSSPFEPVIRDDKIYARGACDDKGQVYMHIKALEAMMKLGPLPCNIKFMIEGEEEVGSDNLGKFVAANKGLLRADVILISDTSIISMDHPSITVGLRGLSYMEVEVTGPNRDLHSGVYGGAVANPINTLCDMVHSLMDEDGRVAIPGFYDKVVGLSPGEREALNKAPFDLDEFKKDLGINEIKGEKGYTTLERTGVRPTLDVNGIWGGYTGEGAKTVLPSKASAKISMRLVPDQSSREITELFTKHIKAIAPPYVKVKVMAHHGGEPAVTPTDSPAYRAASKAFEEVWGKTPIPSRDGGSIPIVALFKKELGLNTVLMGFGLDSDAIHSPNEHYGTKNFLLGIETIISFYKHYSKK; encoded by the coding sequence CTGGACATGGTAAAGCAATACATTACAGAAAATAAAGACCGGTTTCTTTCCGAACTATTTGACCTGCTGCGCATCCCTTCTGTGAGTGCCGATAGCCGGCACAAGGAAGATGTGCGAAAAGCGGCAAACTTTATTGCCGAAAAGCTTAAGGAGGCCGGGGCCGGCACCGTGGAGGTGTTTGAGACGCAAGGCCACCCCATTGTGTATGGGGAAAAGAAGGCGGGGGACAACTTGCCAACGGTTTTGGTTTATGGCCACTATGACGTGCAGCCCCCCGACCCCCTGGACCTGTGGGTATCGTCACCCTTTGAGCCGGTAATCAGGGACGATAAGATATATGCGCGGGGCGCCTGCGATGACAAGGGGCAGGTGTACATGCACATCAAGGCACTGGAGGCCATGATGAAACTGGGGCCGCTGCCCTGCAACATCAAGTTTATGATCGAAGGCGAGGAGGAAGTGGGCTCCGACAACCTCGGCAAATTTGTTGCGGCAAACAAGGGCCTCCTGCGGGCGGACGTAATCCTCATTTCGGATACTTCCATAATCTCAATGGATCATCCTTCCATAACGGTAGGCCTGAGGGGGTTGAGCTATATGGAAGTGGAAGTGACCGGCCCCAACCGTGACCTGCATTCAGGGGTATATGGCGGGGCGGTGGCCAATCCGATAAATACCTTGTGCGATATGGTACATTCGTTGATGGACGAGGATGGCCGTGTTGCCATTCCAGGGTTTTATGATAAAGTGGTGGGGCTTAGCCCGGGGGAGCGCGAGGCCCTCAACAAAGCCCCATTCGACCTGGACGAATTCAAAAAAGACCTCGGCATCAATGAAATAAAAGGGGAGAAAGGGTACACTACGCTGGAGCGGACAGGCGTGCGCCCCACGCTGGACGTGAACGGGATATGGGGAGGCTACACCGGGGAAGGGGCAAAAACGGTATTGCCCTCCAAGGCAAGCGCAAAAATTTCCATGCGCCTGGTCCCCGATCAGTCTAGTCGGGAAATCACCGAACTGTTTACCAAACACATCAAGGCCATCGCACCCCCTTATGTAAAAGTAAAGGTGATGGCCCATCACGGTGGGGAGCCGGCCGTCACGCCCACCGATTCCCCTGCCTATAGGGCCGCCAGTAAGGCATTTGAAGAAGTGTGGGGAAAAACCCCTATCCCTTCGCGGGACGGAGGGAGCATTCCCATCGTTGCCCTGTTCAAAAAAGAACTTGGCCTAAACACGGTATTGATGGGGTTCGGCCTGGACAGTGACGCCATCCACTCACCAAACGAGCACTACGGGACCAAAAACTTTTTGCTGGGGATAGAGACCATCATATCTTTCTACAAGCACTATTCAAAAAAATAA